The region TCAGGACTCCAGAGGACACCATGACCGCAACCACTGATCACTACTTGGGCATTGACCTCCACAAACGCAAAGCGCAAGTCGCTGTCCTCGATGACGAAGGCGAAGTCGTTGAAGAGGTCCGCGTCGCCAACGCGGACCTCGACGGAATCGCACAGAAGTACGCTGGAAGTAGTGCTGCACTCGAAGCGGGAAGCAATTACTTCACGATTTACGACAGGCTTGATGAAGAGTTGGATGTGACGCTCGCCAATCCGGCCAAGGCCGATTGGCTCGAAGACCAGAAACAGAAGAACGATCGGAAGGGCGTCAAAAACCTCGCGCGGTATCTGCGGTTGGGCGAAGTGCCCGAAAGCTACGTCCCACCTGAAGAATGCCGGCGCTACCGCGCGCTTGCGCGCGGTCGTAAGAAGTTGGTAGAGAAGCGTTCAGACTTCAAAAACGAGGTCAACTCACTGCTTGATCAGAACGGCGTCACCTACGACGGGTCGTTGTGGAGCGATCAAGGGCGTGAGTTCCTCCGCGAACTCATGCTCGACGATGCGTCGGAGTTGTTGTTGGAGCAGTGGTTGGAAGCAATCGATGAGTTCACCGTGAAGATCAAGCGGATGCAGCGGCGGATCGAAGAGGTAGCGGCTGAGGTAGATGAGCTGAATACGTTGATGTCTGCGCCTGGTATAGCGGCATTTTCTGGCTTGATGATCTACAGCGAGATCGGTGAAGTAAAGCGGTTTGACCGCGCGGCTGAAGTGGTGAGTCATGCCGGGTTAGACCCAGTAATCCGCGAGTCTGGCGACTCGCGGAGAGAGGGCCAGATCAGCAAGGAAGGAAACGGCTACTTGCGATGGATCCTGGTCCAGTGCGCGAACACCGCGGTTCATAACGCGAAGGACCCGTACTTGAGTCAGTTCTACTGGCGGTTACGCAACAAGCGAAATAAACCGCACAAGGTAGCAATCGTGGCAACAGCGCGGAAGCTGTTATTGGCGTTGTTCAATATGCTCAGGAAGAACGAACCGTGCGACCCACCGGAGGTGAGCGCCTGAGAGACGCTCCGCGTCTCTCTTTGGGCGGGCCAGCGCACGATGAGCAACTGGTGTGTCGTGTGAAGATGCCCCCGCACGGCGGATGTGGCAGTGACTGATTCGACTGCTTGCTATGGGTTTTCACTCTCAGTGAGAGGCGAGCAACAGGACCGCCAGAAAATCTAAGAACATCGACGTGGTTTGTTCAGATAGCGGGATTCTCAGCGATGTTGACGTCCACCTCGTCGTCAGCACATTCACCGTCACCGTAGACGACGTATTCGTGGTCGAGTCTGTCGCCTTCGTCGAGTGGTTCGTACGCTCGAAAGCGGTCGGTATAGGCCGTGGGCGACTCTTTTCGGCGGTCGGACAGCAGGAGTCAAATCGTCGATTCGTCTGCCGCTTTCGCTGGGATCACGTATCGCTATTTAGTGCCGCGATCTGCCAGAATGAACACGGGTGGCTTGTCGCCGCCAGAAATACACCCGCGCATGGACAGGCCAAGCGAGCGTGACAGTGGTCGCGCTCGCAGCCTTTCTTCCCG is a window of Haloarcula pelagica DNA encoding:
- a CDS encoding IS110 family transposase, producing MTATTDHYLGIDLHKRKAQVAVLDDEGEVVEEVRVANADLDGIAQKYAGSSAALEAGSNYFTIYDRLDEELDVTLANPAKADWLEDQKQKNDRKGVKNLARYLRLGEVPESYVPPEECRRYRALARGRKKLVEKRSDFKNEVNSLLDQNGVTYDGSLWSDQGREFLRELMLDDASELLLEQWLEAIDEFTVKIKRMQRRIEEVAAEVDELNTLMSAPGIAAFSGLMIYSEIGEVKRFDRAAEVVSHAGLDPVIRESGDSRREGQISKEGNGYLRWILVQCANTAVHNAKDPYLSQFYWRLRNKRNKPHKVAIVATARKLLLALFNMLRKNEPCDPPEVSA